A region from the Gammaproteobacteria bacterium genome encodes:
- a CDS encoding DUF1552 domain-containing protein: protein MHFLTSKALPRRTFLRGAGATLSLPLLDAMIPAGIARGRAEGEPTRLICIEEVHGVAGCNEWGARQHLFAPVTQGRDFELSDINVLKGLEPWRDDMTIISNTDVRMAEAFAPPEVGGDHFRSSAVFLTQSHPKQTQGSDIYCGTSLDQLHAQRFGQDTVLPSLQLSIEPTDSGGGCDYNYSCSYMDSISWASPDLPLPMIRSPRAAFDMLFGAGGSTDERARRRRTHGSILDWVAGEVADLRRQLGAVDLQRVDRYLDSVREIERRIERVEERNTSGAPRELPGAPPGVPDSFEEHMRLLFDLQVLAFETDATRVASLKMGRDASNRRFPESGSDRAFHPASHHGGNEEAILEFNTICQWRTGQLAYLLERLQETMDGEMSLLDRSMVIWGSPMGDANLHNHRRCPLVILGGANGQLEGNLHLKAPDGTPMANVFTTLLHKLGHEDLVTFGDATGEFSLTVPVTS from the coding sequence ATGCATTTTCTGACCAGCAAGGCTCTTCCGCGGCGAACCTTCCTGCGCGGGGCGGGCGCCACCCTCTCGCTTCCGCTGCTGGACGCGATGATTCCCGCCGGTATCGCGCGCGGGCGCGCGGAAGGCGAGCCGACACGCCTGATCTGCATCGAGGAGGTGCACGGCGTCGCCGGCTGCAACGAGTGGGGCGCCAGGCAGCATCTCTTCGCGCCCGTCACCCAGGGACGGGACTTCGAGCTCAGCGACATCAACGTGCTGAAGGGGCTCGAGCCGTGGCGTGACGACATGACCATCATCAGCAACACCGACGTGCGCATGGCGGAGGCCTTCGCGCCGCCGGAGGTGGGCGGCGACCACTTCCGCTCCAGCGCGGTGTTCCTGACCCAGTCGCATCCGAAGCAGACCCAGGGATCCGACATCTACTGCGGAACCTCGCTGGATCAGTTGCACGCCCAGCGCTTCGGGCAGGACACGGTGCTGCCTTCGCTCCAGCTCTCCATCGAGCCCACGGACTCGGGGGGCGGTTGCGACTACAACTACTCGTGCTCGTACATGGACTCGATCAGTTGGGCGTCGCCCGACCTGCCGCTGCCGATGATCCGCAGCCCGCGCGCCGCGTTCGACATGCTCTTCGGGGCCGGCGGTAGCACCGACGAGCGGGCACGGCGGCGGCGGACCCACGGGAGCATCCTGGACTGGGTTGCCGGCGAGGTGGCCGACCTGCGGCGCCAGCTGGGCGCGGTGGACCTGCAGCGGGTGGACCGCTATCTGGACAGCGTCCGCGAGATCGAGCGGCGCATCGAGCGGGTGGAGGAGCGCAACACCAGCGGAGCCCCGCGCGAGCTGCCCGGCGCTCCTCCGGGCGTGCCCGACTCCTTCGAGGAGCACATGCGCCTCCTCTTCGACCTGCAGGTGCTGGCCTTCGAGACGGACGCCACGCGGGTCGCCTCACTCAAGATGGGACGGGACGCTTCCAACCGCAGGTTCCCGGAGAGCGGTTCGGACCGGGCCTTCCATCCCGCCTCTCACCACGGCGGCAACGAGGAGGCCATCCTCGAGTTCAACACGATCTGCCAGTGGCGCACGGGACAACTGGCGTACCTGCTGGAGCGGCTGCAGGAGACGATGGACGGGGAGATGAGCCTGCTGGACCGGTCCATGGTCATCTGGGGCTCGCCGATGGGGGATGCGAACCTGCACAACCACAGGCGGTGCCCGCTGGTGATCCTGGGCGGGGCCAACGGCCAGCTTGAGGGCAACCTGCATCTGAAGGCCCCGGACGGCACGCCGATGGCCAATGTGTTCACCACGCTGTTGCACAAGCTCGGCCACGAGGATCTGGTCACGTTCGGGGATGCAACCGGCGAGTTCTCCCTGACCGTGCCGGTGACGTCATGA
- a CDS encoding DUF1592 domain-containing protein, whose translation MKVLAAAVALGGVLLVAEGARDAGSSDVTYGPAPDAYPAYDDAHPVLPADLGSVPVEDVVERYCTRCHSERRMRGNLSLEGFDVTRADENAEVAERMIRKLRAGMMPPPGSRRPTEDTLTALAQYLEDVVDEAAAARPYAGTRPFQRLNRAEYARVIHDLLGLTVDPEDWLPPDRISESFDNNAEAQTLTPTLMDAYLAAASDIARRAIGDRDAATTSVTYGNPPSVSQHEWERVEGAPFGTRGGVSVLHSFPADGEYIFSMSFMSGWGERDHDIDISVNGERVALLRYGGDIDFQGRKGFPVRTDPIPVRAGEHRLTAAFIRQMDGPYEDLIRPNDWSLTGTETSYGTTSLPHIMSLTVEGPHNTTGVSDFDARRRVFSCRPTAAAEERPCAHEIVSRLAAEAYGRDVNDSEVSDLLVFYGMGSEDGGFEAGVRTALEAILSSPHFLFRMEREPGDVAPGEIYPLAGEDLAARLSFFLWGAGPDAELVAAAREGALSDPVRLEAQARRLLADPRSEALATRFASLWLRLQDVELVSPDAFRFPNYSRQFADAMRRESELFFHNLIREDRSLLELYSADYTFVNERLARHYGIQGVQGEAFRRVGYPDDRRRGILGHGSMLVQTSLGNRTSPVLRGLWVMEVLLGTPPPPPPPGIPDLEETASARDGKVLTTRERLEAHRDNPDCASCHELIDPIGLALDNFDVTGQWRIREEGTPLDTRSTYYDGTEIETPADLSRVLLKRPIPLVRQFTESLMAYALGRGIDHRDQPAVRAIAREAERNDYRMSSFIVGVVMSDAFRMKQALALADGENSGARDTFN comes from the coding sequence ATGAAGGTTCTGGCCGCCGCGGTGGCGCTGGGGGGTGTGCTGCTGGTCGCGGAGGGAGCGCGCGACGCCGGCTCCTCCGACGTGACGTATGGGCCTGCCCCGGATGCATATCCCGCATACGACGATGCCCATCCGGTTCTCCCCGCCGATCTGGGCTCCGTCCCCGTCGAAGACGTCGTCGAGCGCTACTGCACCCGCTGCCACAGCGAGCGGCGCATGCGCGGCAACCTGTCGCTTGAGGGGTTCGATGTCACCCGCGCGGACGAAAACGCCGAAGTTGCCGAGCGCATGATCCGCAAGCTGCGCGCGGGCATGATGCCGCCGCCCGGCTCGCGCCGCCCCACCGAGGACACCCTCACCGCGCTGGCGCAGTACCTGGAGGACGTGGTGGACGAGGCGGCGGCCGCCCGCCCGTATGCGGGCACCCGCCCGTTCCAGCGCCTCAACCGGGCCGAGTACGCCCGCGTCATCCACGACCTGCTGGGCCTCACGGTCGACCCGGAGGACTGGCTGCCGCCCGACCGCATCAGCGAGAGCTTCGACAACAACGCCGAGGCCCAGACGCTCACCCCCACCCTGATGGACGCCTACCTGGCCGCCGCCAGCGATATCGCGCGCCGCGCCATCGGCGACCGCGACGCGGCCACCACGTCCGTTACCTACGGCAACCCGCCCTCCGTGTCCCAGCACGAATGGGAGCGGGTCGAAGGGGCGCCCTTCGGCACCCGCGGAGGTGTGAGCGTCCTGCACTCCTTCCCGGCCGACGGGGAGTACATCTTCTCGATGAGCTTCATGTCGGGCTGGGGCGAGCGCGACCACGACATCGACATCTCCGTCAACGGGGAGCGGGTGGCGCTGTTGCGCTACGGGGGCGACATCGACTTCCAGGGGCGCAAGGGCTTCCCGGTGCGCACCGACCCCATCCCCGTGCGCGCGGGCGAGCACCGCCTCACGGCTGCCTTCATCCGCCAGATGGACGGCCCCTACGAGGACCTGATCCGCCCCAACGACTGGTCGCTGACCGGCACCGAGACCAGCTACGGGACCACTTCGCTCCCGCACATTATGAGCCTGACGGTCGAAGGGCCGCACAACACCACGGGCGTGTCCGATTTCGACGCCCGGCGGCGGGTCTTCTCCTGCCGGCCCACGGCCGCCGCCGAGGAGCGGCCCTGCGCCCACGAGATCGTGTCCCGGCTCGCCGCGGAAGCCTACGGCCGCGACGTGAACGACAGCGAGGTGAGCGATCTCCTCGTCTTCTACGGGATGGGTTCGGAGGACGGGGGCTTCGAAGCGGGCGTGCGGACGGCGCTCGAGGCGATCCTCTCGAGTCCGCACTTCCTCTTCCGCATGGAGCGGGAGCCCGGGGATGTGGCGCCCGGAGAGATCTATCCGCTCGCAGGCGAAGATCTTGCGGCGCGCCTGTCCTTCTTCCTGTGGGGCGCCGGCCCGGACGCCGAGCTGGTGGCCGCAGCGCGCGAGGGAGCGCTCTCCGATCCGGTCCGGCTCGAGGCCCAGGCGCGCCGGCTGCTGGCCGATCCGCGTTCGGAGGCGCTGGCCACCCGCTTCGCGTCACTCTGGCTGCGCCTGCAGGACGTGGAACTGGTCAGCCCGGACGCGTTCCGCTTCCCCAACTACAGCCGCCAGTTCGCCGATGCGATGCGGCGCGAGAGCGAGCTCTTCTTCCACAACCTGATCCGCGAGGACCGGAGCCTGCTGGAGCTGTACAGCGCCGACTACACCTTCGTGAACGAGCGGCTGGCGCGTCACTACGGCATCCAGGGCGTGCAGGGCGAGGCCTTCCGTCGCGTGGGCTATCCCGACGATCGCCGGCGCGGAATCCTGGGCCACGGCAGCATGCTGGTCCAGACCTCGCTCGGAAACCGCACGTCGCCGGTGCTGCGCGGCTTGTGGGTGATGGAAGTCCTGCTGGGTACCCCGCCGCCACCTCCTCCCCCCGGCATCCCCGACCTGGAGGAGACCGCAAGCGCGCGCGACGGCAAGGTCCTGACCACGCGCGAGCGGCTGGAGGCCCATCGGGACAACCCGGACTGCGCCTCCTGTCACGAGCTCATCGACCCCATCGGGCTGGCGCTCGACAACTTCGACGTGACCGGCCAGTGGCGCATCCGCGAGGAGGGCACGCCGCTCGACACCCGGAGCACCTATTACGACGGGACCGAGATCGAGACCCCGGCGGATCTGTCTCGCGTCCTGCTCAAGCGCCCCATTCCGCTGGTGCGGCAGTTCACCGAGAGCCTGATGGCCTATGCGCTGGGGCGGGGGATCGACCATCGGGACCAGCCTGCCGTTCGCGCCATCGCGCGCGAGGCCGAGCGGAACGACTATCGCATGTCGTCCTTCATCGTCGGAGTGGTGATGAGCGACGCGTTCCGCATGAAGCAGGCACTGGCGCTCGCCGATGGCGAGAACAGCGGGGCCCGGGATACATTCAACTGA
- a CDS encoding TonB-dependent receptor: MGALHGLQVSSLFALVLTAVQLEAQEGAIAGRVTDMETGAPLASAAVEVLGAAATSSVTDAAGEFRVSVPAGTHSLLVTLIGHESSRTDGVTVVAGETASVAIQLRSRALVLNQLVVTVSRREEKELDAPASVSTLTNQQISRIIARTPADHVRTLPGVDLASTGLTQSYAVVRGFNNVASGRLLSIVDNRYARIPALRINAINMIPTTDMDIERIELARGPGAALYGPNAAEGVMHIITWSPIDRPGTTVTLGGGERSVVQFLLRSAHSVSDRFGFKVSGQYLRGEDWEYEDPWEVQARTEEPDHPRIGIRNPLNERFFGDVRADYRFADDGEFIVSGGLNNSLSSINLTAIGSSQTHDWQYRYTQARLLKGRFFGQFFLNQTHSGHNSYLLRSGDLIVDRSRTMAAQLQHGLDLGTRQSFTYGIDWQRIEPRSQGTIYGRNEDDDVLVEAGAYLHSETRLGSRFDLVTAFRVDDHNRLTGLNFSPRAALVFRPAEGHNLRLTYNRAFANPSTSALFLDIASGRLPIVPGIGYTLRAFGVPGDGMSFSDRCSGGLMDYCMRSPFMPGQLPANAAPFWDALVTQFAPEMLHPLLMGPGNRPGDPALGTVLRRFDPNALGVEGGDIFPLDPGPRAVPPLVATTFNTIEAGYKGLIQDRVRLAADVYYANVENFVGALKVESPNVFLDPASAGAFLQSRLGPLVEAGLVTPGQMTELAAGLVSVPLGVVTPDGFDVHDMVFTSRNFGSASYWGADFSAQYLVSDRVSLTAGYSFQNTDCFDFDDDGHCPGPDDLALNAPSHKGALGFAYTDRAAGFTFDGRWRLSDAFEMSSGVFSGRVDAYQVVDVTAGYLLPFQTDTRVEFTVYNALDNLHQEFVGAPELGRLALVRVRYDF, from the coding sequence ATGGGTGCCTTGCACGGGCTCCAGGTGAGTTCCCTGTTTGCGCTCGTTCTCACGGCGGTTCAACTGGAAGCCCAGGAGGGCGCCATCGCCGGCCGAGTGACGGACATGGAGACCGGCGCGCCGCTGGCGTCCGCCGCGGTGGAGGTTCTGGGTGCGGCGGCCACCTCGTCGGTGACCGACGCCGCCGGCGAATTCCGCGTCTCCGTGCCGGCTGGCACCCATTCCCTCCTGGTCACCCTCATCGGGCACGAGTCCTCGCGCACGGACGGTGTAACCGTGGTGGCCGGAGAAACGGCATCGGTCGCCATCCAGCTCCGCTCCCGCGCGCTCGTCCTCAACCAACTGGTCGTGACCGTATCTCGCCGGGAGGAGAAGGAGCTCGACGCCCCGGCCTCCGTCTCCACCCTGACCAACCAGCAGATCTCGCGCATCATCGCGCGAACCCCCGCGGACCACGTCAGGACGCTCCCGGGAGTCGACCTCGCCAGCACCGGTCTCACCCAGAGCTACGCGGTCGTGCGCGGCTTCAACAACGTGGCCTCCGGACGGCTGCTCAGCATAGTCGACAACCGCTATGCGCGCATACCGGCGCTCAGGATCAACGCCATCAACATGATCCCGACCACCGACATGGACATCGAGCGCATCGAGCTGGCGCGCGGCCCGGGCGCGGCGCTCTACGGGCCCAACGCGGCCGAGGGCGTGATGCACATCATCACCTGGTCGCCGATCGACCGGCCGGGGACGACCGTCACGCTCGGCGGCGGCGAGAGGTCGGTCGTGCAGTTCCTGCTGCGCAGCGCGCACTCGGTCTCCGACCGGTTCGGCTTCAAGGTGTCGGGCCAGTATCTCCGCGGCGAAGACTGGGAGTACGAGGACCCGTGGGAGGTGCAGGCGCGCACGGAGGAGCCCGACCATCCGCGCATCGGGATCCGCAACCCGCTCAACGAGCGCTTTTTCGGCGACGTGCGGGCGGACTATCGCTTCGCGGACGACGGCGAGTTCATCGTCTCGGGCGGACTCAACAACTCCCTCAGCAGCATCAACCTCACCGCCATCGGCTCCTCCCAGACCCACGACTGGCAGTACCGCTACACCCAGGCGCGGCTGCTGAAGGGACGCTTCTTCGGGCAGTTCTTCCTCAATCAGACGCATTCGGGCCACAACAGCTACCTGCTGCGCAGCGGGGATCTCATCGTCGACCGCTCGCGCACCATGGCCGCCCAGCTTCAGCACGGCCTGGATCTCGGCACCCGCCAGAGCTTCACCTACGGGATCGACTGGCAGCGCATCGAGCCCCGCTCCCAGGGCACCATCTACGGGCGCAACGAAGACGACGACGTCCTCGTGGAGGCGGGCGCCTACCTGCACTCCGAGACGCGGCTCGGAAGCCGATTCGACCTGGTGACCGCGTTTCGGGTCGACGATCACAACCGCCTGACCGGCCTGAACTTCTCGCCGCGGGCCGCGCTCGTCTTCCGTCCCGCCGAAGGCCACAACCTGCGCCTGACCTACAATCGCGCCTTCGCGAACCCCTCCACGTCGGCGCTCTTCCTCGACATCGCTTCGGGCAGGCTGCCGATCGTCCCGGGCATCGGCTACACATTGCGCGCCTTCGGCGTCCCGGGCGACGGCATGAGCTTCTCGGACCGCTGCTCCGGCGGGTTGATGGACTACTGCATGCGATCGCCCTTCATGCCGGGCCAGCTCCCCGCAAACGCCGCGCCGTTCTGGGACGCGCTGGTGACGCAGTTCGCGCCGGAGATGCTGCACCCGCTCCTGATGGGGCCAGGGAATCGCCCCGGCGATCCGGCGCTGGGCACGGTCTTGCGGCGCTTCGACCCGAACGCGCTTGGCGTCGAGGGTGGCGACATCTTCCCCCTCGATCCGGGACCAAGAGCGGTCCCTCCCCTCGTCGCGACCACCTTCAATACGATCGAGGCCGGGTACAAGGGGCTGATCCAGGACCGTGTGAGGCTGGCCGCCGACGTGTATTACGCCAATGTCGAGAACTTTGTCGGCGCCCTGAAGGTGGAGTCGCCCAACGTCTTCCTCGACCCGGCCTCGGCCGGCGCGTTCCTGCAGAGCCGGCTCGGCCCGCTGGTTGAGGCGGGGCTGGTCACACCCGGGCAGATGACCGAACTGGCCGCGGGGCTCGTGTCGGTGCCGCTGGGAGTGGTCACGCCGGACGGGTTCGACGTGCATGACATGGTCTTCACCAGCCGGAATTTCGGATCGGCGAGCTACTGGGGAGCCGACTTCTCGGCGCAGTACCTCGTCTCCGACCGGGTCAGCCTGACCGCGGGGTATTCGTTCCAGAACACGGATTGCTTCGACTTCGACGACGACGGCCACTGCCCCGGCCCGGACGACCTCGCCCTCAACGCTCCCAGCCACAAGGGCGCCCTCGGCTTCGCCTACACCGACCGCGCCGCGGGATTCACTTTCGACGGGCGCTGGCGCCTTTCCGACGCCTTCGAGATGAGTTCGGGCGTCTTCAGCGGGCGCGTGGATGCCTACCAGGTCGTGGACGTCACAGCCGGTTATCTGCTTCCATTTCAAACAGATACGCGCGTTGAGTTCACCGTCTACAACGCCCTGGACAACCTGCACCAGGAATTCGTGGGCGCTCCGGAGCTGGGCAGGCTGGCGCTCGTGAGGGTACGCTACGACTTCTGA
- a CDS encoding NCS2 family permease → MLSYFQLQERGSSVRTEVLAGCTTFLTLAYIIFVNPLVLGGAGMDTGAVLVATCLASAFGCLVMGLWANYPIALAPGMGLNAYFVAIAVGTMGLAWQVALGAVFLSGVLMFILSVLPVRKWVVDSIPRSQKMAIAAGIGFFLAIIALQNAGVVVDSEATLITLGDLGQWTVLLAVLGFLAMVALEHRGLPGAVLLCILAVAVVGWLSGLSPAPESVVSAPPSLAPTAFQLDVAAAIEVGLVAIVFSFLMVDLFDTSGTLVAVLNEAGLADEDGRIPGLRRALVADSSATMVGALLGTSTTTSYIESAAGVRAGGRTGLTAVVVAGLFLAALVLAPVATAIPAFATAPAILFVGCIMARALRNVPWDDLTECVPAIVTALSMPFTYSIATGIGMGFIAYALIKLFSGRASELNAAVVIVAVLFGIRFAIT, encoded by the coding sequence ATGCTGAGTTATTTCCAGCTTCAGGAACGCGGATCGTCCGTCCGGACCGAGGTGCTTGCCGGATGCACCACGTTTCTGACCCTCGCCTACATCATCTTCGTCAACCCGCTGGTTCTTGGGGGCGCGGGGATGGACACCGGGGCCGTGCTGGTGGCCACCTGCCTGGCCTCGGCGTTCGGCTGCCTGGTGATGGGGCTGTGGGCCAACTACCCCATCGCCCTGGCACCGGGGATGGGGCTGAACGCGTACTTCGTGGCGATCGCCGTGGGCACGATGGGGCTGGCGTGGCAGGTCGCGCTGGGAGCGGTGTTCCTGTCGGGCGTGTTGATGTTCATCCTTTCCGTGCTGCCGGTGCGCAAGTGGGTGGTGGACAGCATCCCGCGCTCGCAGAAGATGGCCATCGCGGCCGGGATCGGGTTCTTCCTGGCGATCATCGCTCTGCAGAACGCGGGGGTGGTGGTCGACAGCGAGGCCACGCTGATCACGCTCGGCGACCTCGGCCAGTGGACGGTGTTGCTGGCCGTGCTGGGCTTTCTCGCCATGGTGGCGCTGGAGCACCGCGGGCTGCCGGGGGCGGTGCTGCTGTGCATCCTGGCGGTGGCGGTCGTGGGATGGCTGTCCGGCCTGTCCCCGGCGCCCGAGTCAGTGGTGTCCGCCCCGCCCTCCCTGGCGCCCACGGCCTTCCAGCTGGACGTGGCGGCGGCGATCGAGGTGGGGCTGGTGGCGATCGTCTTCTCGTTCCTGATGGTGGACCTGTTCGACACCAGCGGCACCCTGGTCGCGGTGCTGAACGAGGCCGGGCTCGCCGACGAGGACGGGCGGATTCCGGGGCTGCGGCGGGCGCTGGTCGCCGACAGCTCGGCCACCATGGTCGGCGCGCTCCTCGGCACCTCGACCACGACCTCCTACATCGAGAGCGCGGCGGGGGTGCGGGCCGGCGGGCGCACGGGCCTCACCGCGGTGGTGGTGGCGGGCCTCTTCCTGGCGGCGCTGGTGCTCGCGCCGGTGGCGACCGCCATCCCCGCCTTCGCGACTGCTCCGGCAATTCTGTTCGTGGGCTGCATTATGGCGCGGGCGCTGCGCAACGTCCCCTGGGACGACCTCACCGAGTGCGTGCCGGCGATCGTGACCGCGCTGTCGATGCCCTTCACCTACTCGATCGCCACCGGCATCGGCATGGGGTTCATCGCCTATGCGCTCATCAAGCTGTTCTCGGGGCGCGCCTCCGAGTTGAACGCCGCCGTGGTGATCGTGGCGGTGCTGTTCGGGATTCGCTTCGCGATCACCTAG
- a CDS encoding M24 family metallopeptidase — protein MPELLGMRTQYEVRLDWLARKRPLLLEQMREHGIEMWIVVSEEFHPDPVTQFVAPPLRYTRRRDVMVFVDAGEDGLAAYSDYWRPTEDYRRFFQPLPAARNARGIQDTRAGLGALMERYGPATIGLNIGGSRGHDSALTHDSYLFLADALGPEAESRFVSAADLIEDVFDTRLPEELEHYRQLVLATDVIAQTAFSNVVITPGETRAGDIKWFFEETIAELGVGGVPWFEIHVAVQRYDTDYGEMIPYVHPAPDDLVFQRGDIIHLDCGFDYIGFASDWQKVAYILREGEDDVPEGLKTALRNANIVHEAFASEPRPGMTGWEATLAIAARLEGVDFLPSLYSHPIGYHGHALGPNINARDMDLSSPPERDSHLRNGAYRSIEFSATSAVPEYGGGRVTIPMEDDGYLTPDGYEYFRPYQTEWYVIR, from the coding sequence ATGCCCGAGCTCCTGGGAATGCGCACCCAGTACGAGGTCCGCCTCGACTGGCTCGCGCGGAAGCGTCCCCTGCTGCTCGAGCAGATGCGGGAGCACGGAATCGAGATGTGGATCGTGGTGAGCGAGGAATTCCACCCCGACCCCGTCACCCAGTTCGTCGCCCCTCCCCTGCGCTACACGCGCCGGCGCGATGTCATGGTGTTCGTGGATGCCGGCGAGGACGGGCTCGCGGCCTACTCCGACTACTGGCGCCCGACGGAGGACTACCGCCGCTTCTTCCAGCCACTCCCGGCCGCACGCAACGCCCGCGGCATCCAGGACACCCGTGCCGGGCTTGGAGCGCTGATGGAGCGCTATGGGCCCGCCACCATCGGGCTCAACATCGGCGGATCTCGCGGCCACGACAGCGCTCTCACCCACGACAGCTACCTGTTTCTCGCCGACGCGCTGGGCCCGGAAGCGGAATCCCGCTTCGTCTCCGCCGCCGACCTCATCGAGGACGTGTTCGATACCCGGCTGCCCGAGGAGCTGGAGCACTATCGCCAGCTCGTGCTCGCCACCGATGTCATCGCTCAGACTGCGTTCTCGAACGTGGTCATCACCCCGGGCGAGACCCGCGCGGGCGACATCAAGTGGTTCTTCGAGGAGACCATCGCCGAGCTCGGCGTCGGCGGCGTGCCCTGGTTCGAGATCCACGTGGCCGTGCAGCGCTACGATACCGACTACGGCGAGATGATCCCCTACGTGCATCCCGCGCCCGACGACCTGGTCTTCCAGCGGGGCGACATCATCCACCTCGACTGCGGCTTCGACTACATCGGTTTCGCCAGTGACTGGCAGAAGGTCGCCTACATCCTGCGGGAAGGCGAAGACGATGTCCCCGAAGGACTCAAAACCGCGCTCAGGAACGCCAACATCGTGCACGAGGCGTTCGCGTCCGAGCCTCGCCCGGGGATGACCGGCTGGGAGGCCACCCTCGCGATCGCCGCCAGGCTCGAAGGCGTCGACTTCCTGCCCAGCCTGTACTCACACCCCATCGGCTACCATGGACACGCGCTGGGCCCGAACATCAACGCGCGCGACATGGATCTGTCCTCGCCCCCGGAGCGGGACTCCCATCTCAGGAACGGCGCCTATCGCTCCATCGAGTTCAGCGCCACGTCGGCGGTCCCGGAATACGGCGGCGGCAGGGTAACGATTCCGATGGAGGACGACGGGTATCTCACGCCCGACGGCTACGAGTACTTCCGGCCCTATCAGACGGAGTGGTACGTGATCCGATAG
- the acs gene encoding acetate--CoA ligase has product MSGKPGVLDDLLRETRLFPPSDEFRAQANLSDPGVYERAAADPEGFWAGWAGELDWFEKWHTVLEWNPPHARWFLGGKLNVSHNCLDRHLGGFRRNKAALIWEGEPGDTRTFTYWDLHREVCKFANVLRGLGVRRGDRVAIYLPMIPEAAIAMLACTRIGAAHSVVFGGFSPESLSGRINDAQASTVITADGGWRRGGYVALKANTDVAVAECPSVENVVVVRRGGRLSADTPVEMQAGRDHWYHELMERASADCAPEAMDAEDLLFILYTSGTTGKPKGVVHTTGGYLTQVHATAKCVFDLKEDDVFWCTADVGWVTGHSYIVYGPLAAGATVVMYEGAPDWPRKDRFWALCAKYGVTIFYTAPTAIRAFMKWGDEWPAGHDLSQLRLLGTVGEPINPEAWIWYHETIGAGRCPIIDTWWQTETGGMMITPLPGVTATTPGSATRPFPGISVSLRDDDGRRVKAGYLAIDRPWPAMLRTIYGDDDRYREVYWSKWDDVYFAGDGAKEDAHGYIWVLGRVDDVLNVAGHRIGTSEVESALVEHEAVAEAAVVGRPHEVKGEGIVAFVSLRQGFQASDELMAGLGQHVRTKIGPIARPDAILFTAELPKTRSGKIMRRLLRDIAEGRALGDTTTLADPSVVQQLTEAYADTEG; this is encoded by the coding sequence ATGAGCGGCAAACCCGGAGTGCTCGACGACCTGTTGCGGGAGACCCGGCTCTTCCCGCCGAGCGACGAATTCCGCGCGCAGGCCAACCTCTCGGATCCGGGCGTCTACGAGCGCGCCGCCGCCGATCCGGAGGGGTTCTGGGCCGGATGGGCCGGGGAACTCGACTGGTTCGAGAAGTGGCACACGGTGCTGGAATGGAATCCGCCGCACGCGCGCTGGTTCCTGGGCGGCAAGCTGAACGTCTCGCACAACTGCCTCGACCGGCACCTGGGCGGCTTCCGCCGCAACAAGGCTGCGCTCATCTGGGAGGGGGAGCCCGGGGACACGCGCACCTTCACCTACTGGGACCTGCACCGCGAGGTGTGCAAGTTCGCCAACGTGCTGCGCGGGCTGGGGGTGCGGCGGGGCGACCGGGTGGCGATCTATCTCCCCATGATTCCCGAGGCGGCCATCGCCATGCTCGCCTGCACCCGCATCGGCGCCGCGCACTCGGTGGTGTTCGGGGGATTCAGCCCGGAGTCGCTGTCGGGGCGGATCAACGACGCACAGGCATCCACCGTGATCACCGCGGACGGCGGCTGGCGGCGGGGCGGCTACGTCGCGCTCAAGGCCAACACCGACGTCGCAGTCGCGGAGTGCCCTTCGGTGGAGAACGTGGTGGTGGTGCGGCGGGGCGGGCGGCTGAGTGCCGACACCCCCGTGGAGATGCAGGCGGGGCGCGACCACTGGTACCACGAACTCATGGAGAGGGCGAGCGCCGACTGCGCGCCGGAGGCGATGGACGCTGAGGACCTGCTCTTCATCCTCTACACCTCCGGCACGACGGGTAAGCCCAAGGGCGTGGTGCACACGACCGGCGGCTACCTGACCCAGGTGCACGCGACCGCGAAATGCGTCTTCGACCTGAAGGAGGACGACGTCTTCTGGTGCACCGCCGACGTGGGATGGGTCACCGGGCACAGCTACATCGTCTACGGTCCGCTGGCGGCCGGAGCGACCGTGGTGATGTACGAAGGGGCTCCCGACTGGCCGCGCAAGGACCGCTTCTGGGCCCTCTGCGCCAAGTACGGCGTGACCATCTTCTACACGGCGCCCACGGCCATCCGGGCATTCATGAAGTGGGGCGACGAGTGGCCGGCCGGGCACGACCTGTCGCAGCTCCGCCTGCTGGGCACGGTGGGCGAGCCCATCAACCCCGAGGCGTGGATCTGGTACCACGAGACCATCGGCGCCGGGCGCTGTCCCATCATCGACACCTGGTGGCAGACCGAGACCGGGGGGATGATGATCACGCCGCTACCGGGGGTGACCGCGACCACGCCGGGGAGCGCGACGCGGCCCTTCCCGGGCATCTCGGTTTCGCTCCGCGACGACGACGGCAGGCGGGTAAAGGCCGGGTATCTGGCCATCGACCGGCCCTGGCCCGCGATGCTCCGCACCATCTACGGCGACGACGACCGCTACCGCGAGGTCTACTGGTCGAAGTGGGACGACGTCTACTTCGCCGGGGACGGCGCCAAGGAGGACGCCCACGGCTACATCTGGGTACTCGGCCGGGTGGACGACGTGCTCAACGTCGCGGGGCACCGCATCGGCACCTCCGAGGTCGAGAGCGCGCTGGTGGAGCACGAGGCGGTCGCGGAGGCGGCGGTGGTGGGGCGGCCCCACGAGGTGAAGGGAGAGGGAATCGTGGCGTTCGTCAGTCTGCGCCAGGGGTTCCAGGCCTCCGACGAGTTGATGGCCGGGTTGGGACAGCATGTGCGCACCAAGATCGGCCCCATCGCGCGCCCGGACGCCATCCTGTTCACGGCGGAGTTGCCCAAGACGCGCTCCGGCAAGATCATGCGCCGCCTGCTGCGGGACATCGCGGAGGGGCGTGCCCTGGGGGACACTACGACGCTGGCGGACCCGTCGGTTGTACAGCAGTTGACCGAGGCGTACGCGGACACGGAGGGGTAG